A section of the Chitinophagales bacterium genome encodes:
- a CDS encoding glycosyltransferase family 2 protein encodes MYNNKKVVVVLPAYNAAQTLPQTWSEIPFEFVDEVVLVDDASKDNTVEVAKALGVHHVIRHDKNKGYGGNQKTCYAKALELGADIVIMLHPDYQYTPKLLVAMISIIGNDVYPVVLGSRILGNGALKGGMPLYKYVFNRMLTFTQNVLLGQKLSEYHTGYRAFSKEVISAINISANSDDFVFDNQMLSQIIYKGFEIGEVTCPTKYFKEASSINFKRSVVYGLGCLSVSVKHRLCKMNLLKSNLYS; translated from the coding sequence ATGTATAACAATAAGAAAGTAGTAGTGGTGTTGCCGGCATATAATGCTGCTCAAACACTTCCCCAAACATGGAGCGAAATTCCTTTTGAGTTTGTGGACGAAGTGGTGTTGGTAGATGATGCCAGCAAAGACAACACCGTGGAAGTGGCAAAAGCATTGGGCGTACACCATGTAATTAGGCACGATAAAAACAAAGGGTATGGTGGCAATCAAAAAACATGCTATGCCAAAGCCTTAGAGCTGGGTGCCGATATTGTAATAATGTTGCATCCGGATTATCAATATACGCCTAAGTTGCTGGTTGCCATGATTAGTATTATTGGCAACGATGTGTATCCCGTAGTGTTGGGTTCTCGCATTTTGGGAAATGGTGCTTTAAAAGGAGGGATGCCATTGTATAAATATGTTTTTAACCGTATGCTTACGTTTACCCAAAATGTTTTGCTGGGGCAGAAACTAAGCGAATACCACACCGGTTATAGGGCGTTTTCTAAAGAAGTAATAAGTGCCATCAATATTAGTGCTAATTCCGATGATTTTGTGTTTGATAATCAAATGCTTTCGCAGATTATTTACAAAGGGTTTGAAATTGGAGAAGTAACCTGCCCAACCAAGTATTTTAAAGAGGCTTCCAGTATAAACTTTAAGCGTAGTGTGGTGTATGGTTTGGGATGCCTTTCGGTTAGCGTAAAGCACCGCTTGTGTAAAATGAACTTGCTTAAAAGCAATTTGTATTCATAG
- a CDS encoding glycosyltransferase codes for MRILQLANKMPFPPKDGGAMGIHIFTEGLLQAGHQVKVIAVNSPKLFTPLHEINQSYKESTQFEAVEIDTRIKPLKALLNLFSNRSYNVERFDAPAMHQKLKEVLATKSFDIIQLESVFMAPYIATIKKYSLAKIVLRAHNIEHKIWERLAANEKNILKKWYLGLLAKRLKQYEINMLNQYHGITYITATEGMQITNLGCRIPTCHIPFAMQVKNKIPILGKEENGSVFSLAAMDWQPNVEGIQWFLDNVWALVLQKIPTAKFYIAGRNMNAHWLQKKYPQVEMVGEVKDANAFITEKSVMVVPLFSGGGVRVKIIEGFAMQKAIVATAIGAEGIEYKNNVHLLEANNSTAFAEQVITLLQNENQRNTIAQNGRKLAEQLYDIGSVITKLTHFYQTLLEEKK; via the coding sequence GTGCGCATACTTCAACTTGCCAATAAAATGCCTTTCCCGCCAAAAGATGGCGGAGCTATGGGTATTCACATATTTACCGAAGGATTATTGCAAGCCGGGCATCAAGTAAAAGTAATTGCCGTAAACTCTCCAAAACTCTTTACTCCACTACATGAAATCAACCAAAGCTATAAAGAAAGTACGCAGTTTGAAGCAGTTGAAATAGACACCCGCATAAAACCATTAAAAGCACTGCTCAATTTATTTTCAAATCGCTCCTACAATGTTGAAAGATTTGATGCCCCTGCCATGCATCAAAAACTAAAAGAAGTATTGGCAACAAAATCTTTTGATATTATACAATTGGAAAGCGTATTTATGGCACCTTATATTGCCACCATAAAAAAATACAGCCTAGCCAAAATTGTATTGCGGGCACACAACATAGAACACAAGATTTGGGAACGCCTAGCCGCCAACGAAAAAAACATCCTAAAAAAATGGTATTTAGGTTTGCTCGCAAAGCGGCTAAAGCAGTACGAAATCAATATGCTGAACCAATACCACGGCATCACATATATTACAGCTACAGAAGGAATGCAAATTACCAATTTAGGTTGCCGCATCCCCACTTGCCATATTCCGTTTGCTATGCAGGTAAAAAACAAAATACCCATACTCGGAAAAGAAGAGAATGGAAGCGTATTTTCGTTGGCAGCTATGGATTGGCAACCCAATGTGGAAGGCATACAGTGGTTTTTAGATAATGTTTGGGCACTCGTTTTACAAAAAATTCCCACAGCAAAGTTTTACATAGCAGGCCGAAACATGAATGCTCATTGGCTTCAAAAAAAGTATCCACAAGTTGAAATGGTGGGCGAAGTAAAAGATGCCAATGCATTTATTACAGAAAAAAGCGTAATGGTAGTGCCACTTTTTTCAGGTGGTGGCGTGCGCGTAAAAATTATTGAAGGCTTTGCCATGCAAAAGGCCATTGTGGCTACTGCCATTGGAGCCGAAGGCATCGAATATAAAAACAATGTTCACCTGCTCGAAGCCAATAACAGCACCGCCTTTGCAGAACAAGTAATTACACTTTTGCAAAACGAAAACCAACGCAACACCATAGCACAAAACGGAAGAAAACTAGCAGAGCAACTGTACGATATTGGCAGTGTAATAACAAAGCTCACCCACTTTTACCAAACACTATTAGAGGAAAAGAAATGA
- a CDS encoding bifunctional 3,4-dihydroxy-2-butanone-4-phosphate synthase/GTP cyclohydrolase II produces the protein MSTNNKIKLDTIPAAIEEIKKGKVIIVVDDEDRENEGDFVAAARSITPEIINFMATHGRGLICMPMTGKRCEELDLKLMVGENTSVNETAFTVSVDLIGHGCTTGISAHDRAKTVQALINPKTKPEEFAKPGHIFPLRAKEGGVLRRAGHTEATVDLAQLAGFEPAGVLVEIMNADGSMARLPDLIKIAKKFKLKIISIKDLIEYKMKTERLINREVEVDLPTKHGNFKVRAYSQPGAPEPHLAIIKGTWKPNEPVLVRVHSSCLTGDLLGSMRCDCGAQLAQSLEMIEKAGKGVVLYMQQEGRGIGLLNKLKAYKLQEQGMDTYQANLSLGLPMDARDYGVGAQILNDLGISKMRLMSNNPTKRVGLIGYGLEIVENIPLEIQCNAYNQKYLEAKRDKMGHEILGKKKSVTPKKSVAKGKKK, from the coding sequence ATGAGTACCAACAACAAAATAAAACTAGATACCATTCCCGCAGCTATCGAAGAAATAAAAAAAGGCAAAGTAATTATTGTAGTAGATGATGAAGATCGCGAAAACGAAGGCGATTTTGTGGCAGCTGCCCGAAGCATCACACCCGAAATTATCAACTTTATGGCCACCCACGGGCGCGGCTTAATTTGCATGCCCATGACCGGAAAACGCTGCGAGGAACTCGACCTTAAACTAATGGTGGGCGAAAACACCTCTGTAAACGAAACCGCCTTTACTGTTTCGGTAGATTTAATTGGGCACGGCTGCACCACCGGCATTTCGGCACACGACCGCGCCAAAACAGTACAAGCTCTCATAAACCCAAAAACCAAACCCGAAGAATTTGCCAAACCCGGGCATATTTTTCCACTCCGCGCCAAAGAAGGCGGTGTATTGCGCAGAGCAGGGCACACAGAAGCAACCGTAGATTTAGCGCAACTGGCAGGATTTGAACCCGCTGGAGTTTTGGTTGAAATTATGAATGCCGATGGATCCATGGCTCGCCTGCCCGACCTTATTAAAATTGCAAAAAAGTTTAAGCTCAAAATTATTTCAATTAAAGACCTTATTGAATATAAAATGAAAACCGAGCGGCTTATTAACCGCGAAGTAGAAGTAGATTTGCCAACCAAACACGGCAACTTTAAAGTAAGGGCCTACTCCCAACCCGGAGCACCGGAACCGCACCTTGCCATCATAAAAGGAACATGGAAACCCAACGAACCTGTTTTGGTACGTGTACACTCCTCTTGCCTAACGGGCGACTTATTAGGCTCTATGCGCTGCGATTGCGGAGCACAGCTAGCCCAATCGCTCGAAATGATTGAAAAAGCAGGAAAAGGCGTAGTACTGTATATGCAGCAAGAAGGCAGAGGAATTGGACTGCTCAACAAACTAAAAGCCTATAAACTACAAGAGCAAGGCATGGATACTTACCAAGCCAACCTATCGCTCGGCTTACCAATGGATGCACGCGATTATGGCGTGGGCGCACAAATTCTAAACGACCTCGGCATTAGTAAAATGCGCCTAATGAGTAACAACCCAACCAAGCGCGTTGGCCTAATTGGCTATGGCTTAGAAATTGTAGAAAATATACCGTTAGAAATACAGTGCAATGCTTACAACCAAAAATATTTAGAAGCAAAACGCGATAAAATGGGGCACGAAATTTTAGGAAAAAAGAAAAGTGTAACGCCTAAAAAATCGGTAGCAAAAGGCAAGAAAAAATAA
- a CDS encoding TonB-dependent receptor: protein MKILIHKLISLLALFITALPAVRAQFSKDSFNLKEVVVTGTLKELRREDFAIPVEIYTQEYFQSQNVFNLQDAIRFISGLQANIDGCIDGAADIEINGLEGTYALVLLDGAPITGGTGNLYGLMGIPLSIIDRIEVIKGPASTLYGTEAVAGVVNVITKSPEHSNKVSIDSRLTSYLETGVDASVTFKEGKANGLLGVSYFGMNKKWDFNKDNFTDIPLQNRLAFINKWTFRNRVNKQSSILARYIWDDRTGGQLPYNKTWRGSDTIYGEAVRTNRFELVGNFLLPIAKANVSLMLGFSHHHADAAYGTNLFRHNEQNGYLQLIYDNKITKKSDFLIGIAYRFNRYDDNLVTTADTANGKYINHPIINHYPAIFIQDMIHVNENHEILAGLRLEYNTLFTGVAFAPRFDYKWMSTNKKNELRLGIESGYRTPNAFIDNKYAFTSGRKIVLDEKLKTETCYGFHTDYIRKFKTEKLTIFWESRLYFNFLFNMVELEIDYAENTITYENENSYGLNAGFNTMVEMSFEKPVKLQLGINLLGNFELEKEEGEDEIELEPLINSPILNATFGLQYHFKRAGVKLDWSGYVNSPMRMAIQDNDPRGEYSPWYTIQNIQCSKQFAKGFELLFGIQNIFNTRPPQPILRPFDPFNKSTTQNGLVFDATYNYAPNQGARGFVGIRFNY from the coding sequence ATGAAAATATTGATACACAAACTTATTTCACTCCTTGCGCTTTTTATTACTGCACTACCGGCAGTTCGTGCACAATTCTCAAAAGATTCTTTTAACCTTAAAGAAGTAGTAGTAACCGGAACATTAAAAGAACTCCGCAGAGAAGACTTTGCCATTCCGGTAGAAATTTACACGCAAGAATACTTTCAATCTCAAAACGTATTCAACCTGCAAGATGCCATTAGGTTTATCAGCGGTTTGCAAGCCAATATTGACGGTTGTATAGATGGCGCTGCCGATATTGAAATTAATGGATTAGAAGGCACCTATGCACTCGTGTTGTTAGACGGAGCGCCCATTACAGGTGGCACAGGAAATCTCTATGGCTTAATGGGTATTCCATTAAGTATTATTGATAGAATTGAAGTTATTAAAGGTCCCGCAAGCACCTTGTATGGCACCGAAGCGGTGGCAGGCGTGGTAAACGTAATTACCAAAAGCCCCGAACACAGCAATAAGGTTTCTATAGACAGCCGCCTTACTTCATACCTTGAAACTGGTGTGGACGCAAGCGTTACCTTCAAAGAAGGAAAAGCAAACGGACTTTTGGGCGTAAGCTATTTTGGCATGAATAAGAAGTGGGATTTCAACAAAGATAACTTTACCGATATTCCGCTGCAAAACCGTTTGGCATTCATAAATAAATGGACATTTAGAAACCGTGTAAACAAACAATCCAGCATTCTGGCACGCTACATTTGGGACGATAGAACCGGAGGACAATTACCATACAACAAAACTTGGCGCGGCAGCGACACCATTTATGGCGAAGCCGTGCGCACCAATAGGTTTGAGCTGGTTGGAAATTTTTTGCTTCCCATTGCAAAAGCCAACGTGAGCTTGATGCTTGGCTTTAGCCACCACCATGCCGATGCCGCTTATGGCACCAACCTATTTAGGCACAACGAGCAAAACGGCTACCTTCAACTCATTTACGACAATAAAATAACCAAGAAAAGCGATTTCTTAATTGGCATTGCATACCGCTTCAACCGATACGATGACAACCTTGTAACCACTGCCGATACTGCCAACGGGAAATACATCAACCATCCTATAATCAACCACTATCCTGCCATTTTTATTCAAGACATGATTCACGTAAACGAAAACCACGAAATTTTGGCAGGTTTGCGATTAGAATACAACACACTCTTTACTGGCGTGGCGTTTGCTCCCCGTTTCGATTACAAATGGATGAGCACCAACAAAAAAAATGAATTGCGCCTCGGCATCGAAAGCGGCTACCGAACACCCAATGCTTTTATTGACAATAAATATGCCTTTACCAGCGGCAGAAAAATTGTTTTAGATGAGAAATTGAAAACCGAAACCTGTTATGGTTTTCATACCGATTATATCCGAAAATTTAAAACCGAGAAACTAACCATATTCTGGGAATCGCGCCTGTATTTCAACTTCCTTTTTAATATGGTTGAATTAGAAATTGATTATGCCGAAAACACCATTACCTATGAAAACGAAAATTCTTACGGATTAAATGCAGGATTCAACACTATGGTAGAAATGAGTTTTGAAAAACCCGTAAAGCTTCAATTAGGAATTAACCTTTTAGGAAATTTTGAATTGGAAAAAGAAGAAGGAGAAGATGAAATTGAATTAGAGCCGCTTATCAACTCCCCCATTTTAAATGCTACATTTGGATTGCAGTATCATTTTAAACGAGCAGGTGTAAAATTAGACTGGAGCGGCTATGTAAACTCACCCATGCGCATGGCAATACAAGACAACGATCCGCGGGGCGAATACTCACCGTGGTACACCATACAAAATATTCAGTGCAGCAAACAATTTGCCAAAGGGTTTGAACTATTGTTTGGAATACAAAACATATTCAACACACGCCCACCCCAACCAATTTTGCGCCCTTTCGATCCATTCAACAAAAGCACTACCCAAAACGGCTTAGTATTTGATGCTACCTATAACTACGCACCCAACCAAGGTGCACGCGGTTTTGTGGGCATTCGCTTTAATTATTAA
- the yihA gene encoding ribosome biogenesis GTP-binding protein YihA/YsxC — protein sequence MEIKTAEYVGSFVQLAQCPQTRQPEFAFIGRSNVGKSSLVNYLCGRKALAKVSVTPGKTQTLNYFNINQHWFLVDLPGYGYAKTSRTTRAQWSDMIRNFVLKRETLQYVFILIDSRIAPQKIDVEFINWMGEKGIPFCIAFTKADKLSSPDTQSNIASFKNKLLESWEELPPMFVTSSEKKTGKEPILNFIHEALNLR from the coding sequence ATGGAAATAAAAACCGCTGAATATGTAGGCAGTTTTGTGCAGTTGGCGCAATGCCCCCAAACACGCCAACCTGAATTTGCATTCATAGGTAGATCTAACGTAGGCAAAAGTTCGCTGGTAAACTACTTGTGTGGCAGAAAAGCGCTGGCAAAAGTGAGCGTTACTCCGGGCAAAACACAAACCCTAAATTACTTCAACATAAACCAACATTGGTTTTTGGTAGATTTACCGGGCTATGGCTATGCCAAAACATCTAGAACCACACGCGCCCAATGGAGCGATATGATTCGAAATTTTGTTTTAAAACGCGAAACACTTCAATACGTTTTTATACTTATTGACTCTAGAATTGCACCACAAAAAATAGATGTAGAATTTATCAATTGGATGGGAGAAAAAGGCATACCTTTTTGCATTGCCTTTACCAAGGCCGATAAGCTTTCTTCACCCGATACGCAATCCAACATTGCTTCTTTCAAAAATAAATTGCTCGAAAGTTGGGAAGAACTACCGCCCATGTTTGTTACCTCATCCGAAAAAAAAACAGGTAAAGAACCCATTTTAAATTTCATTCATGAAGCGCTGAACCTTCGGTAA
- a CDS encoding glycosyltransferase has product MKILFITSRFPFPLEKGDKLRAFNFIKCLSQQHEIHLFAITENKPSPQDLQQLQPYCSSITTVALSKPQIVWNLFKACFTQLPFQVSYFTFGKAQAQLRSLQQKIQADAAFFHLIRTAELTDSIGNIPAAIDYMDTFSVGIKRRIASESILTKWLWKWEYHKLLQYETAVFSRFRAHTIISEQDRSFLPIIQKENITVIPNGVTTHPLQTSSKKYQIIFAGNMNYPPNIEAVNFLVKKIMPLVWQKIPAAKVVIAGAEPATAVQKLANPKVEVTGWVNNIQEYFLASQMLVAPMLTSIGLQNKLLEAMALGIPCVTSGLANNALQATPGKQILVANDAETFAAHIVNLLENKELEHTISNEAYRFVLENYSWKKVAHSLNKLLEVLKKQ; this is encoded by the coding sequence ATGAAGATATTGTTTATTACCTCCCGCTTTCCGTTTCCACTCGAAAAAGGCGATAAACTACGCGCCTTCAACTTTATTAAATGTTTAAGCCAACAACACGAAATACATCTCTTTGCCATTACCGAAAATAAACCTTCGCCCCAAGATTTACAGCAACTGCAACCATATTGCAGCAGCATTACAACCGTGGCGCTTTCCAAACCGCAAATTGTATGGAACCTATTTAAAGCCTGCTTTACCCAATTACCTTTTCAAGTTTCGTACTTTACCTTTGGAAAGGCACAAGCACAGCTACGTTCGCTACAGCAAAAAATACAGGCCGATGCCGCTTTTTTTCACCTGATACGAACCGCAGAATTAACCGATAGTATTGGCAATATTCCTGCTGCCATAGATTATATGGATACTTTTTCGGTTGGTATAAAAAGAAGAATAGCATCCGAAAGCATACTCACCAAATGGCTTTGGAAATGGGAATACCACAAACTTCTTCAATACGAAACTGCCGTATTCAGCCGCTTTCGGGCACACACCATTATATCGGAGCAAGATCGCAGTTTTTTACCCATCATACAAAAAGAAAACATTACAGTTATTCCAAATGGAGTAACCACACATCCACTGCAAACTTCAAGCAAAAAATACCAAATTATTTTTGCGGGCAACATGAACTACCCACCCAACATAGAGGCCGTAAACTTCCTAGTAAAAAAAATAATGCCGCTGGTTTGGCAAAAAATTCCCGCTGCAAAGGTAGTTATTGCAGGCGCAGAGCCGGCTACAGCAGTTCAAAAATTGGCAAACCCCAAAGTAGAAGTAACCGGCTGGGTAAACAATATTCAGGAATACTTCTTGGCATCCCAAATGCTTGTAGCGCCTATGCTTACCAGTATTGGGCTTCAAAACAAATTATTGGAAGCCATGGCATTGGGCATACCCTGTGTAACCTCCGGCTTAGCCAACAATGCACTACAGGCAACACCCGGCAAGCAAATCTTAGTAGCCAACGATGCCGAAACATTTGCTGCACATATCGTTAATCTCTTAGAAAATAAAGAATTAGAACATACAATTTCAAATGAAGCATATAGGTTTGTGCTCGAAAACTATTCTTGGAAAAAAGTAGCACATTCGCTCAATAAACTATTGGAAGTATTGAAAAAACAATAA